Proteins encoded within one genomic window of Panacibacter microcysteis:
- a CDS encoding tRNA-binding protein, producing MITWEDFEKVEMRTGTIIAVNDFPKARKPAYQLTIDFGTLGTKRSSAQITHHYTKEALLNRQVIAVVNFPPKQIANFISECLVLGVYDEDNNVVLLQPTKSTGNGLKIG from the coding sequence ATGATCACCTGGGAGGACTTTGAAAAAGTAGAAATGCGTACGGGAACCATTATTGCAGTAAATGACTTTCCAAAAGCAAGGAAACCTGCATACCAGTTAACGATCGATTTTGGAACCCTTGGCACAAAGCGGTCATCTGCACAAATAACCCATCATTATACTAAAGAAGCTTTACTCAACAGGCAGGTGATTGCAGTGGTAAATTTTCCACCAAAACAGATTGCCAATTTTATAAGCGAATGTCTTGTGCTGGGTGTATATGATGAAGACAATAACGTGGTACTGCTACAACCGACAAAAAGCACCGGTAACGGACTGAAGATAGGATAA